Within the Hevea brasiliensis isolate MT/VB/25A 57/8 chromosome 2, ASM3005281v1, whole genome shotgun sequence genome, the region tataatttattttttttttaaataacaaacTGATATATTAGATTGTGATTCccatttttaagataattaatgatttcatataataaattattattattattttaaaaaaaatattataaaaataaagtattaattaatttatttaaaagtaAACAATTTATTATTTCTATAatctattaataaaatataaatatattgatAAATCAGTGAACTGATTaatatatcttttatttttttataatatttatattaaattttaatatcacttaaATTTGAatgatttataaataaaaattaaaattttttattatgaaatttattaaatattaaaattaatactttttattttaattgaacaaATAATTCCAAACCTAATTTTAAAGTAAGTAGGACTCTTTTTTATActgtttataatattaatattttaattctaaaaaggTGTTATAATAAAACTTTGGTAACAAGCTAGtattatcattaattaaaaaaaaatctacaaaTTAGCATTCAAAAAGGAAAGTGtaagataataaaaaattaataaaattaaataaaaattagacaaaataaaaaattgataatgataaaaaatataaaaaatcatcattttatacttaatgaattcaAAATACTATTTAAATATATAGCATCCTAAAGGAGCGAACCGACTTAGGAGATGTTTGATTTATCTGTTGGGTGCAACTGATGACTAATGGACACCTAAATGacaagtttaaaaaaatagagctgatagcttATGGGTAATTGATATGATACCCATTCTCATCAGCTGataactaatttaattttattttttattttgatcatattaatttttttatttaatttaaaaattaatattattaatgtttttattattttattttaactttgttaaaatattttttattaataacataaaatataaaatatttatttatatctaaaagcttaaaattaattataaatttttctattaacaataataatgattttattattttatttatatttttaaaattatttaattatcttaaaaaataattattttcttattttaataataaaataaataatataatataatagattaataattatatatttatttaaataatataatatattaatttaataattatatatttaatttaataataaaataaataatataatataataaatttataattttatatttatttaaaaattaaataaattatatgatatataccattattaatcattttacatattaataataacaattaaatataattttataaaacacttaatataaaataattatcatcAATACCAATTAATAACTAACATAACAACTATtaactaataattattaattatatttaataattaaatcaaatagatCTAAATGCTAACCCCGAAATACCTAAAAAATAATTGAGTGACATAACGCATTTCCGTTCTCCTATCACGAACTGCTGGGTATCGCGTTTTAGGTAACCATGGGTCGTTCCCTAACTAGTGGTCATTTTAAGAGCGAAAGTGGTTAATAAGGGCCACATGAGTTAATTTAGGCCGTAATTGGGGGGAGTAGGTTGCTCCTAGGTCGCACAATTATGAGCAATGAAGACTATGTACATTCTGCCACTTTGATTAGAGTCTTTCTGACATGTGCCATCATCTAAGgtataattgaattaatattgtatcattcaattaaattatcatatatgaaatatattaaaattctttttttatttttataataactaaaattaattgaatatttCTTATATTACACATCATTAataattctaaattttaaatcttaataaaatgtttaaataatttatgaaaataaatttattttattcaatttcttagtattatttaataatttgcttataaaatttaataaagtcaatttttatataaatttttaaaacacCATTAAGATATCTATAAATAAATCTATAgtttagaaaattaaaaattaatatttttacttaTATTAACAGGTAACCATCGACTTGGTCCTTCAGTTTTAAGATTTGGGGCAGCTTTGGTAACTATGAATAATATGTATCTGGAAAAGGCACACTTCGAAACCTACTTTTAAAGTTCTAAAAATTGTGTTTATTGCTTTGCAGGTTTGGCATTATTTAGTGGACATGCCTTGAATGTGTTTCCTTGAAAGCTTGTTTTTATGAAGATGATATGAATTGTAAATCGGCTTGCAAAGGAGGATGGCTAGGCCCATTGCTAAGGAATAACATTGATAATAAGTTAATAAATCTCTAGGCACCCTCCTCTTACAAACCGGTTTTTAAGGGTGAATTCTATCAATGGGGCTTATCCTCACATGGTGCAACATTAGCAATTTATGGTGCTCAATAGTTTatatcaattggtattagagccaactCTATTTTGTAGGATCCGACACTTGGAGCGGTGGCTCACGGGGTGGTGGCCTAAGCTTATTGTGTAAGGACAGGTGTTCGATGTGTATGGTGCTAGTTGTGACCATCGTGACAGTGACAAAAATGGTTGTGACCAATGAGGACATTGATTCTCTAAGCGTGGGCTATTTTTATAATCTCACGTTGCTAAGGAATAACCTTGATAAGAGGTTAATAAGTTTCTAAGCACTCTCTCCTTCCAAACTGATTTTTAAGAGTGAGTTCTATTTAGGTAGCTTATCCTCATATGATGCAACCTTAGCAACTCGTGATGTTCAACAATTTATATCAATTAGTATCAAAGCTAGCCCCTCTTGCGAGATTCGACACTTGGAGTGATGGCCTATGGAGTGGTGACTCACTAAGTGGTGCCTAGGCCCGTTGCGTAAGGATAGGTGTCTGATGTGTAAGGTGCTAGTTATGACCAACGTGATCGTGACCTATATAGCCGTGATCAATAAGGATATTGATTCTCCAAGTATGGGGTATTGTGAAGATCCCACATTGTTAAGAAATAACCTTAGTGAGAGGTTAATAAGTCCCTAAGTACTCTCTCCTTGTAAGTCAATTTTCAAGAATGAGTTTTACCTATGTGGCCTATCCTCACATCGTGCAATCTTAGTGACTCATGATGCTTAACAGTTTATATTAGAGAACCCAATTAATTAGAATTTGTGTATGAATGAGAGATCATTGCTTGCTCTTTTTTTTCTACCTATTTTTATTTTGAACTTACATTCATTATAGAATACTTATCTTATTCTATAATGTTATAATTAGAGATTCTCTACATGATTCTGAATTTTTGTCAAAGGAAATGTTCCACAACTAGCTAAATTTTTAGGCTTATTTGAATTTTGAGGATTTTGAATTCCTTCTGATAATATTGTCACTTTTTGCCTCTAAAGTTGCCTTGAATTTGCCAGTGACGCTGAGAGTACAGGTGATCGAATGGAATTTCATTACTTGTTGTATATCACATTAATAATTATTACCACCTCTAGTTCGTTGTTATAATCAGCCTCATTTGCTAAACCTCAATTACTAATTATGCGACTCTGCAGAGGCATGAATTATTTGCATCAACACAAACCACGTCCTATTATACACCAGGATTTGACAGCAAGGTATTGTTTTCTGAATCTTCTGCTCCTGTTGATTATGCTGCTTTGTAGATTACGCCGCTTTGTAGATCAAGTCATAAGAATTTTATAGTTGTTTTGTTGAATAATGCTCCTGCATACCCATACCCATGCGAGGAAGAAGCAGCAAGTGATAAATGGAATGAAAGAAATCTCACGTCCTTTATGTGAATACTCTCAGGAATGTGCTGCAAGATGAATCAGGACGCCTTATGGTTACAGACTTCGGCTTAAGCAAAATTGCACAGGAAAAGGATGCTGGTTACAAGATGACTGGCGAAACGGGTTCATGTAAAGATATTCTTTGTTATTGAAAGTAAAGATCTCTCATGTAAAGTTCTTCTCTCTTATTGTTAGAAACTCTTGTGATATTTTCAGATCGTTACATGGCACCTGAGGTTTATCACCGAGAATCTTATGGGAAGAGTGTTGATGTCTTCTTCTTTGCTCTTATAGTACATGAGGTTAAATTTGTCTGTTAGCAATAGAAATTTTTGTGGTATAGAGTTGCACTAAATACCAGGACTTGTTTGTGGACCAATTAAAATCACATAGTTTATTACTTAATTCATATTTAGAATCTATTTTGGATAGTTTTGATTTCAGTCTCATTTATGTTATTGGTTTGCATGTGTAAGTAGATGTTCCAAGGGGGACCGTCGAATAGGGCAGAACTCCCAGAGCAAGTTGCGGACAAGCGGGCTTATGAAGATTCCCGACCATCCCTATCCTCATTTGTGTACCCTGAACCAATCAagatgtgagttttaattgagaTAATTGCAGTACTTAGGATCTTTTAATTTGCAAAGACATGCCACTGGATAGAACCAAGTATGAAGCTGTAAGAGGGGAAGCCTTGGTATAAAATGGAAGGTTGCTCCATTGTGAGATAGATGTCACATGCTCAATTGATGAAAATGGCCTCTTTACATCGCAAGGGAAGGCTATAAAAGATATCCTCTATTGTTGAGCTGTGAGGCGTTCTTGAGTTGTTGAAAATAGATTCGATCAATGGTTAGTTGCATGCAGAGCGTCGTGTGTATATTGTTCCTAAATTTCTTAGGAGATGGAGGTGTCTCCTTCACTAACATTCAGACCTGCGGCTCTGACATTTAATATTTGAAAAGAAAAACTACATGATTATGAATTTTTATTGAGCTATTTCTGTTGATGGCTTTGTTTGAACCTTTTAGTATTTGTTATCCACTTTGCTTGATTTGCTCATGACTAAGCTTTATCTTTCTTCATTAAGGCTTCTTCGACAGTGCTGGCACAAGAACCCTGAATGCCGACCTACGTTTGAAGAGATAATTTTAAAGCTAGAGAGTATCGAAGACATCATGCGACATGAGAGAACTAAAGGTGGCTGTTGCGACTGTGTTATGAGTAATAGTTTAATATATAGTATATGCTCAACATACAGTGATCGCTGTATTTAGTGCATGTTTTTCTTTAAAATGTGGACTTATATTTTTATGATGGAAATAATGTCTTCTCTTTTCTTCTTGTATTATGAATGTAATGGTGAGTGCTGAATATCCTGGTAGAAGTTTTATCTCCCAGCTGATGACCTTTGTACAAAACGCATACTGGAGAATTATAATGGACATTCagaccaaaaccaaaaaaaaaaaattataaaggacATGCAATTGTCACCAAAACAATCGTTTCTGTCAGCTTTCTTATTTGTAATAGAGAAATGTTGAGCCAGCAGTACCTTTTGATTCATAAATGCCTCTATATCATGATTTCATCACAGCAGCATTCCCTTCTTCTTTATCAGATCAATGGTCATCTCAACAAAACCCTTTCTTTCCGACTCGGCTATCATTCCCTCAGCATCTTACACGGATATTAGATTTATTTAGCACCGAAGAAACAAATTGTCTGGGTGGTGTAGTTGGTTATCACGCTAGTCTCACACACTAGAGGTCCCCGGTTCGAACCCGGGCTCAGACATGCTTCTTATCTTTTTCGCTCCGATCTTAAACGAAACCTTCAGAGGCGAATCACATAGACCCCCATAAAATCTGCTAAGATTTCACATCCTCATCTTTCAGTACTCCAAACAAAGATGCAAATTCAATATTTTTCACTCTCAAATCGCACTCTTGGACTGCCCAATTTATCACATTCTCATATGCGCTCATCTTTTGCACCAGCTCCTGGTCTCTCTATTCCTGGGTTCAGATTTCATTCCAAATTTGGGTGTTGCAATTCAGTCAAAAGGTTATCCAAATCACTTGGTGTTTTGAGAAGATATGGTGGATTGGTTATGATCAGTTGTGGAGTGTTAGCAAATGATGGTAGTGATGAAGGTAAAGACGATGGGTTTTATATGAGGAGGTGTGTGGAACTGGCAAAGAAGGCAATTGGGTGTACAAGCCCTAATCCTATGGTGGGCTGCGTCATTGTCAAAGATGGCAAGATTGTTGGTGAAGGGTTCCACCCAAAAGCTGGTCAGCCTCATGCTGAGGTAACCCCACGTTCCTTCCCTTTTGTCTCCACATTTCGTTTGCCATTAAATCTGACTGATTGTTTTGATCTTTGGTCTCGTTTACATGTATTGAGTGTCTCTTTGTTGTGGATAAATCTCGTTTTCTGATGTTCAATTAATAGTGGTTGGATCTAAAAATTGCGAGTATTGAGTTTGTTATCCAGGGCACCCAAGACGGAGTCTGGGCGTGTTTAGAAGAAATTTCTTCTTTCGACCTTAGGTGATCAGATAACCTTCATAAAAGCTCTGGGATTGGTAATTCTTGCCTGATTTAAATTATTGATGTTGTTCGATTTGAAATGTGTTTAGCATTCTTTTGAGCAAACATTGAAGcttaagcttgaaaatgaagaaagagCAAGCATTCGATTTGAAATGTATATTCTACCTTTGAATTGCTGACTTATGCAACTAATATGCATCTTTCCTATTCTTGTACAATATGGTGTCTACTTTTCAAATCAGTGTCTTTTCTTGACAAACTGTTGTCAGATAATTTGGTTCAGGTATTTGCTCTGAGAGATGCTGGAGATTTGGCTGAGAAAGCAACAGCTTATGTGAGCTTAGAGCCATGCAATCACTACGGGAGAACTCCACCCTGCACTGAAGCCCTCATTAAAGCCAAAGTTAAGAAGGTGGTAATTGGAATGGTTGATCCAAATCCAATTGTGGCTTCAACAGGGGTGGATAAACTGAGACATGCAGGCATTGATGTAGTTGTAGGTGTAGAAGAAGAATTGTGCAAGAGGCTCAATGAGGCCTACATCCATCAAATGCTGACCGGAAAACCTTTTGTTACGCTCAGGTATCCTTATATTCCCTTTGATAGTATTAAGCAAATCATTTATCCTGAATAACCAATATTAAGGAGACTATTTTTAGTTGGTTAATGCTAGTGCTTGGATATTTTTTTTCCCTTATTTTCTTTGAGGATCTGCTTTGGTATTAACTTTGTTCTTAGCTAATATAATTGTTGAAGTATTTTAACTCGAGGCATCTGCCTAAATTGTAGATACTCCCTCTCGGTCAATGGCCACCTTTTAAATCAACTTGGGGAAGGAGTCACAGAGTGTGGTGGATACTACTCAAAATTGTTACAGGAATATGATGCAATTATAGTTTCTAGCTCATTAATTGACAAGTTTTTAGTTCCTACATCACAAGAACCTGGTGCCAATCAACCCCTTTGTGTCATAACTGCAGCTTCTCGTTCTTCTCCAATCCAAATCCGTTCTGTAGGGGAAGAAGCAGCATCCAAAATGATTATATTTACAGACAAAGAGACAACTGTCGAACCAGTAACAGCTCAAAAAGGAATTGAAACTGTGGTATTGGATGGGATATGCTTGAATGAAATTTTGGAATATTGTAAGCGTCGGGGACTGTGCAGCATTTTACTGGATTTGAGGGGaagttttgatgagcttgaaggacTTCTTAATGATGGTATTGAGCAGAATACGTTGCAAAAAGTCATGGTGGAAGTATTGCCATTGTGGGTTGAAAATAGTACCAGGAGTTCTTTTGTGGCTTTGAAGAGAGTTCAGAAAAGACTAAAAGTAAATAATCTACAGCCCAGGATCTCACATCAGAGCATTATATTGGAGGGTTATCTTTAGTGCAAGTTGTCTGAACTCAAGGAGACAGCACATAAATTTTCGAGCAGAGCCCATGTCGAGCGTACCATGTACTCCATTTCACTTGGAGCTTCAAGAATAGAAATATAGAATGGAAAGGTTTATTTCATGCTTCCCTTATTCCTTTGCTTACATGGAGAAACAGTAGCATAATGCCCTGAAAGGTCCTGAACCAACAAATTTGACCTTCCCTACATTTACGATTGCACGCTGCTTTAATATTATGTTTGCAAATTTTCAGATGCCTGAAGAGATTTTCCCTTTTTTATAGCAGCTTATGTGTTAACAACAAGCTGGACTGAGAACTTTCTTGAGATATGTTCACTTTTATGCCTTATTTTGGTTGCTTCACCATATTAATGCCTGGGGCATTAAAGCTTTATTTTGCAGGCAATTCATTGACCTGCCCCGGAGATAAATATAATGGGGAGTCTTCATAAGAAGTTTAAACACATAATAATACTTTTATGTACATGTATCCACCTATACACATTAAATTATTACATGAATTAAATTACAGATGTGTAGTGTAT harbors:
- the LOC110669470 gene encoding riboflavin biosynthesis protein PYRD, chloroplastic — protein: MQIQYFSLSNRTLGLPNLSHSHMRSSFAPAPGLSIPGFRFHSKFGCCNSVKRLSKSLGVLRRYGGLVMISCGVLANDGSDEGKDDGFYMRRCVELAKKAIGCTSPNPMVGCVIVKDGKIVGEGFHPKAGQPHAEVFALRDAGDLAEKATAYVSLEPCNHYGRTPPCTEALIKAKVKKVVIGMVDPNPIVASTGVDKLRHAGIDVVVGVEEELCKRLNEAYIHQMLTGKPFVTLRYSLSVNGHLLNQLGEGVTECGGYYSKLLQEYDAIIVSSSLIDKFLVPTSQEPGANQPLCVITAASRSSPIQIRSVGEEAASKMIIFTDKETTVEPVTAQKGIETVVLDGICLNEILEYCKRRGLCSILLDLRGSFDELEGLLNDGIEQNTLQKVMVEVLPLWVENSTRSSFVALKRVQKRLKVNNLQPRISHQSIILEGYL